One region of Pseudomonas sp. ABC1 genomic DNA includes:
- a CDS encoding DUF2589 domain-containing protein, giving the protein MPQIDTGLIGSVINALPLDRMISGPLQAMISAQVQASKAYADFLMAVCIKDGKAVSVQFDYDETLVDESGVYKGTVTKKMRIPLLAAISHPNITIEEGSIDFELTISQQAEDTSETAGEGSFEAKLGWGPFSVTVKGSVSHKSTQTRKTDTRARYAISTKIARQDPPEALMRVIDFLTDAATKPVLLPDATATAATDPLPTDAILEAPQSASAQGANT; this is encoded by the coding sequence ATGCCCCAGATTGATACCGGCCTGATCGGGTCTGTCATCAACGCTTTGCCGCTTGACCGCATGATTTCAGGGCCGTTGCAGGCCATGATCTCGGCCCAGGTACAGGCGAGCAAAGCCTATGCCGACTTCCTGATGGCTGTCTGCATCAAGGATGGCAAAGCGGTGTCCGTTCAATTCGACTACGACGAGACCCTGGTCGACGAGAGCGGCGTCTACAAAGGTACCGTCACCAAGAAAATGCGGATACCACTGCTGGCCGCCATCAGCCATCCCAACATCACCATCGAAGAAGGCTCGATCGATTTCGAGCTGACCATCAGCCAGCAAGCCGAGGACACCAGTGAAACCGCTGGCGAGGGCAGTTTCGAAGCCAAGCTTGGTTGGGGGCCGTTCAGCGTTACGGTGAAAGGTTCGGTCAGCCACAAGTCGACCCAAACGCGCAAAACCGACACCCGCGCACGCTATGCCATCAGTACCAAGATCGCGCGTCAGGACCCGCCCGAGGCGTTGATGCGCGTGATCGACTTCCTCACCGATGCGGCCACCAAACCGGTGCTGCTACCTGACGCGACAGCCACCGCAGCGACTGATCCGCTACCCACCGATGCGATTCTCGAAGCACCGCAATCGGCGTCAGCCCAGGGCGCCAACACGTAG
- a CDS encoding Mor transcription activator family protein codes for MDEDDLRQVDIRLLPHSLQELIACIGLENAYRLTCVFGGRPKYIPKHPARSSLAELLPAPALDALIERYAGIAIEIPKADHFCRQIRNLKIVQQSSDGLSRSALADKYGLSLRQIGNIRRQDHETPG; via the coding sequence ATGGACGAAGATGACCTGCGGCAGGTCGACATCAGGCTGCTGCCACACTCATTGCAAGAGCTCATCGCCTGTATAGGCCTGGAAAACGCATATCGCCTGACGTGCGTATTCGGTGGCCGCCCCAAATACATCCCGAAACACCCCGCCCGTTCTTCACTGGCCGAGCTTTTACCTGCACCGGCACTGGATGCCCTGATCGAGCGTTACGCCGGTATCGCCATTGAAATCCCCAAGGCCGATCACTTCTGCCGGCAGATCCGTAACTTGAAGATCGTCCAGCAAAGCTCGGATGGTCTATCGCGCAGCGCCCTGGCAGATAAATACGGTTTGAGCCTGCGCCAGATCGGCAACATCCGTCGGCAGGACCATGAGACTCCTGGGTAA
- a CDS encoding pesticin C-terminus-like muramidase, which translates to MSRYSIDFSFIAKLEGGSATRGYVPDAGSSRSGVTIGTGFDLGQRKLADLQAMSLPDALCERLSPYLGMIGQTAVAQLAKLPLIVSAAEAEQIDEAFKEPFINRLAGNYAKSGGGDFSRLPAPMQTVIASVAFQYGDLASRTPNFWQQIVKHDWVAAHANLLSFGDRYTNRRRQEAALLSKAMA; encoded by the coding sequence ATGTCCCGTTATTCGATTGATTTCAGTTTTATCGCCAAGCTGGAGGGTGGCTCTGCCACGCGAGGCTATGTCCCGGACGCGGGTAGCAGTCGCAGTGGTGTGACCATCGGCACAGGGTTCGATCTGGGCCAGCGCAAGCTGGCTGATCTGCAGGCAATGTCATTGCCTGATGCGTTGTGCGAACGCCTCTCCCCTTACCTGGGAATGATCGGTCAGACAGCCGTAGCGCAGTTGGCCAAGCTGCCGCTGATCGTTTCTGCTGCTGAAGCGGAGCAGATTGATGAGGCATTCAAGGAACCGTTCATCAATCGCCTGGCAGGCAACTATGCGAAGTCAGGTGGCGGCGATTTTTCCCGGTTGCCGGCGCCGATGCAGACCGTCATCGCATCGGTGGCGTTTCAGTACGGTGACCTTGCCTCGCGTACGCCGAACTTCTGGCAGCAGATCGTGAAGCATGACTGGGTCGCTGCCCATGCCAATTTGCTGAGTTTTGGCGATCGCTATACCAACCGCAGGCGTCAGGAGGCGGCCTTGCTGAGCAAAGCCATGGCGTAG
- a CDS encoding sigma 54-interacting transcriptional regulator translates to MSRPAVPQQPLLTFPDAERSPLSIRAKALVFVDPRSRQLRTEVERLAVRPAPVLILGETGSGKELLARHIHNASERSGLFVALSCSGLGARTAQAELFGYVTASHESTATGRAGWFGSANGGTLYLDEIGDLSLSLQEQLLQALETGEVLRVGANRATPVDVRVVAATSIDLAQAVAAGKFSERLYQYLGDGLLSLPPLRERVGDILPMAEYFLGIHAQRLGLAFPIIGEAAQHTLEAYAWPGNTRELENIIHFALLVSPGDEIEPKHLNLPGIGDPLASLESGFRQALASSDATQRERLGQWLREALQRFED, encoded by the coding sequence ATGAGTCGCCCCGCAGTACCCCAGCAACCCCTGCTGACCTTCCCTGATGCGGAGCGCAGCCCGCTGAGCATCCGGGCCAAGGCACTGGTCTTCGTCGATCCTCGTTCGCGCCAGTTGCGCACCGAGGTCGAGCGCCTGGCGGTGCGTCCGGCACCGGTGTTGATCCTGGGGGAGACCGGCAGTGGCAAGGAGCTGCTGGCGCGTCATATCCACAATGCCAGCGAGCGCTCCGGTCTGTTCGTGGCACTGAGTTGCAGCGGCCTCGGCGCGCGTACTGCCCAGGCCGAGCTGTTCGGTTATGTCACGGCCAGCCACGAAAGCACGGCGACAGGGCGCGCGGGCTGGTTCGGTTCGGCCAATGGCGGCACGCTCTATCTCGATGAAATCGGCGACTTGTCGCTGAGCCTGCAGGAGCAATTGCTGCAGGCGCTGGAAACCGGCGAAGTGCTCCGGGTTGGCGCCAACCGGGCCACGCCGGTGGACGTGCGGGTGGTGGCAGCAACCAGTATCGACCTGGCCCAGGCCGTTGCGGCTGGCAAGTTCAGCGAGCGGCTCTACCAGTACCTGGGCGATGGCCTGCTGAGCCTGCCACCGTTGCGCGAGCGGGTGGGGGATATCCTGCCGATGGCCGAGTACTTCCTGGGCATCCATGCGCAGCGCCTGGGGCTGGCGTTTCCCATCATCGGCGAAGCGGCGCAACACACGCTGGAAGCCTATGCCTGGCCGGGCAATACCCGGGAGCTGGAGAACATCATCCACTTCGCGCTGCTGGTCAGTCCGGGTGACGAGATCGAGCCGAAGCACCTCAACCTGCCGGGTATCGGCGACCCCCTGGCATCGCTGGAAAGCGGTTTCCGCCAGGCGCTGGCATCGAGTGACGCCACGCAGCGCGAGCGACTGGGCCAGTGGCTGCGCGAGGCTTTGCAACGCTTCGAGGATTGA
- a CDS encoding alpha/beta hydrolase, whose product MHSQSIRYLILPGWQGSPDEHWQSHWQRCLPNASRVEQLDWDLPDTESWVASLDACVRSENTPVILIAHSLGCVTVARWAARAGSDLLARVRGALLVAPADVERLACPPALQGFAPIPQQTLPFPCHLVGSDNDSAASAARALELARHWGAEASILTGAGHINVKSGHHRWEQGFVYLYRLQQRIEQLARRRA is encoded by the coding sequence ATGCACAGCCAGAGCATTCGTTACCTGATCCTGCCGGGATGGCAAGGCTCCCCTGATGAGCACTGGCAGAGCCATTGGCAGCGCTGCCTGCCGAATGCTTCGCGGGTGGAGCAGCTGGATTGGGACCTGCCTGATACCGAGAGCTGGGTGGCGTCGCTGGATGCCTGTGTGCGCAGCGAAAATACGCCAGTGATCCTGATCGCCCACAGCCTGGGCTGCGTGACCGTGGCGCGCTGGGCGGCACGGGCCGGCAGCGATCTGCTGGCCAGGGTGCGTGGCGCCTTGCTGGTGGCGCCGGCCGATGTGGAGCGTCTGGCCTGCCCACCTGCGTTGCAGGGGTTCGCCCCTATTCCGCAGCAGACACTGCCGTTTCCCTGCCACCTGGTGGGTTCCGACAACGACTCGGCGGCGAGCGCCGCGCGGGCACTGGAACTGGCGAGGCACTGGGGCGCCGAAGCGTCGATCCTGACGGGTGCCGGGCATATCAACGTCAAGTCCGGGCATCACCGCTGGGAGCAGGGTTTCGTCTATCTCTACCGTTTGCAGCAGCGCATCGAACAACTGGCAAGACGCCGGGCCTGA
- the cysS gene encoding cysteine--tRNA ligase has protein sequence MALSIYNTLSKAKEPFQPLVGNQARLYVCGMTVYDFCHIGHARVMVAFDVVTRWLRTRGYDVTYVRNITDIDDKIIRRANENGEPFEALVERMIAAMHEDEARLNVLRPDIEPRATGHIDGMQAMIQTLIDKGFAYAAGNGDVYYRVGKFAGYGKLSRRKIEDLRIGARVEVDEAKDDPLDFALWKGAKPGEPSWASPWGDGRPGWHIECSVMSTCCLGDTFDIHGGGPDLVFPHHENEIAQSEAATGKPYANAWMHAGAVRVDGEKMSKSLGNFFTIREVLEKYHPEVVRYLLVSSHYRSPINYSEDSLREARGALERFYQALRGLPQASVSGGEAYAERFAAAMDDDFNTPEACAVLFELAREINRLRDSDPAAAAGLAARLKALAEVLGVLQLDADAFLQGQGVGKVDAQQVEALIAARLQARAEKNWAESDRIRDELAGLGVVLEDGKGGTTWRFAD, from the coding sequence ATGGCCCTGTCGATCTACAACACCCTGAGCAAGGCCAAGGAACCCTTCCAGCCGCTGGTCGGCAACCAGGCGCGGCTGTATGTCTGCGGCATGACCGTCTATGACTTCTGCCATATCGGTCATGCGCGGGTAATGGTGGCCTTCGACGTGGTGACACGCTGGCTGCGCACGCGCGGCTACGACGTGACCTATGTGCGCAATATCACCGACATCGACGACAAGATCATCCGCCGCGCCAATGAGAACGGCGAGCCGTTCGAGGCGCTGGTCGAGCGCATGATCGCCGCCATGCACGAGGACGAGGCGCGCCTGAACGTGTTGCGCCCGGACATCGAGCCACGCGCCACCGGGCATATCGACGGCATGCAGGCGATGATCCAGACGCTGATCGACAAGGGCTTCGCCTATGCCGCCGGCAATGGCGATGTCTATTACCGGGTCGGCAAGTTCGCCGGCTACGGCAAGCTGTCGCGGCGCAAGATCGAAGACCTGCGCATCGGTGCGCGGGTCGAGGTGGACGAAGCCAAGGACGATCCGCTGGACTTCGCCCTGTGGAAGGGCGCCAAGCCTGGCGAGCCGAGCTGGGCGTCGCCCTGGGGCGACGGGCGTCCGGGCTGGCACATCGAGTGTTCGGTGATGTCGACCTGCTGCCTGGGCGATACTTTCGATATCCATGGCGGCGGCCCCGACCTGGTGTTCCCGCACCACGAGAACGAGATTGCGCAGAGCGAGGCGGCCACCGGCAAACCCTATGCCAACGCCTGGATGCATGCCGGCGCGGTGCGCGTGGATGGCGAGAAGATGTCCAAGAGCCTGGGCAACTTCTTCACCATTCGCGAAGTACTGGAGAAGTATCACCCGGAGGTGGTGCGCTACCTGCTGGTGTCCAGTCACTACCGCAGCCCGATCAACTATTCGGAAGACAGTCTGCGTGAGGCCCGTGGTGCGCTGGAGCGCTTCTACCAGGCCTTGCGTGGCCTGCCGCAAGCCTCGGTGAGCGGTGGCGAAGCCTATGCCGAGCGCTTTGCCGCCGCCATGGACGATGACTTCAATACTCCGGAAGCCTGTGCCGTGCTGTTCGAACTGGCGCGAGAAATCAACCGCCTGCGCGATAGCGATCCGGCAGCCGCTGCTGGGCTGGCGGCACGTTTGAAGGCTTTGGCCGAGGTGTTGGGCGTGTTGCAACTGGATGCCGATGCCTTCCTGCAAGGGCAGGGTGTGGGCAAGGTGGATGCGCAGCAGGTCGAGGCGCTGATCGCCGCGCGTCTGCAGGCTCGTGCCGAGAAGAACTGGGCCGAGTCGGATCGCATCCGTGATGAGCTGGCCGGGTTGGGCGTGGTGCTCGAAGATGGCAAGGGCGGGACGACCTGGCGTTTTGCCGACTGA
- a CDS encoding glutamine--tRNA ligase/YqeY domain fusion protein gives MSKPEITAATNFLRAIVQADLDAGKHQKIVTRFPPEPNGYLHIGHAKSICLNFGLAEEFGGQCNLRFDDTNPAKEDQEYIDAIKADVEWLGFKWAGEEHYASDYFDQLHAWAIQLIEAGKAYVCDLTPEQAREYRGSLTEPGRNSPFRERSVEENLNLFARMKAGEFPDGARALRAKIDMASPNMNLRDPILYRIRHAHHHQTGDKWCIYPSYDFTHGQSDAIEGITHSICTLEFEDHRPLYEWFLDNLSVPAKPRQYEFARLNLNYTVTSKRKLKQLVDEQHVNGWDDPRMSTLSGFRRRGYTPASIRTFCDMIGVNRAGGVVDVGMLEFAIRDDLDANAARAMCVLKPLKVVITNYPEGQVEQLQLPRHPKQDMGVRVLPFSREIYIDASDFEENPPAGYKRLIPGGEVRLRGSYVIRADEAVKDAAGNVVELRCSYDENTLGKNPEGRKVKGVIHWVPLAESVECEVRLYDRLFKSANPDKTEDGGSFLDNINPDSLLVLKGCRAEPSLASATAQERFQFEREGYFCADSRDSRPDALVFNRTVTLRDSWGGQ, from the coding sequence ATGAGCAAGCCAGAGATCACCGCCGCCACGAATTTCCTCCGCGCCATCGTCCAGGCCGACCTGGATGCCGGCAAGCATCAGAAGATCGTCACGCGTTTCCCGCCGGAGCCCAATGGCTACCTGCATATCGGTCATGCCAAGTCGATCTGTCTGAACTTCGGCCTGGCCGAGGAGTTCGGTGGTCAGTGCAATCTGCGCTTCGATGACACCAACCCGGCCAAGGAAGACCAGGAATACATCGACGCAATCAAGGCGGACGTCGAGTGGCTGGGCTTCAAGTGGGCAGGCGAGGAGCACTACGCCTCCGATTATTTCGATCAACTGCACGCCTGGGCGATCCAGTTGATCGAGGCGGGCAAGGCCTATGTCTGTGACCTGACGCCGGAGCAGGCGCGCGAATACCGTGGCAGCCTGACCGAGCCGGGGCGCAACAGTCCGTTCCGCGAGCGTTCCGTCGAGGAAAACCTCAACCTGTTCGCCCGTATGAAGGCGGGTGAGTTCCCCGATGGCGCACGGGCGCTGCGGGCGAAGATCGACATGGCTTCGCCGAACATGAACCTGCGCGACCCGATTCTCTACCGCATCCGCCATGCCCATCACCACCAGACGGGTGACAAATGGTGCATCTACCCGAGCTATGACTTCACCCATGGCCAGTCGGATGCGATCGAAGGCATCACGCATTCCATCTGTACCCTGGAGTTCGAGGATCACCGTCCGCTCTACGAATGGTTCCTGGACAACCTGTCGGTGCCGGCCAAGCCGCGCCAGTACGAATTCGCCCGCCTGAACCTGAACTACACCGTCACCAGCAAGCGCAAGCTCAAGCAACTGGTGGACGAGCAGCACGTCAACGGTTGGGACGACCCACGCATGTCGACGCTGAGCGGCTTCCGCCGCCGTGGCTATACGCCGGCCTCGATCCGCACCTTCTGCGACATGATCGGTGTCAACCGCGCCGGTGGCGTGGTGGACGTCGGCATGCTGGAGTTCGCCATCCGTGACGACCTGGACGCCAATGCCGCCCGCGCCATGTGCGTGCTCAAGCCGCTCAAGGTGGTGATCACCAATTACCCCGAGGGGCAGGTCGAGCAACTGCAACTGCCGCGCCATCCCAAGCAGGACATGGGCGTGCGTGTGCTGCCGTTCTCCCGCGAGATCTATATCGACGCCAGCGATTTCGAGGAAAACCCGCCGGCTGGCTACAAGCGCCTGATCCCGGGCGGCGAAGTCCGCCTGCGCGGCAGCTACGTGATCCGGGCCGACGAAGCGGTGAAAGATGCCGCCGGCAATGTCGTCGAACTGCGCTGCAGCTACGACGAAAACACCCTGGGCAAGAACCCCGAGGGGCGCAAGGTCAAGGGTGTCATCCACTGGGTGCCGCTGGCCGAAAGCGTCGAGTGCGAAGTGCGCCTGTACGACCGCCTGTTCAAGTCGGCCAACCCGGACAAGACCGAAGACGGCGGCAGCTTCCTCGACAATATCAACCCGGACTCGCTGCTTGTTCTCAAGGGCTGCCGCGCCGAGCCGTCGCTGGCGAGTGCCACGGCGCAGGAGCGTTTCCAGTTCGAGCGCGAGGGGTATTTCTGTGCGGATTCCCGCGACAGCAGGCCGGACGCGCTGGTCTTCAACCGCACCGTGACCCTGCGCGACTCCTGGGGAGGGCAGTGA
- a CDS encoding peptidylprolyl isomerase codes for MIKLHTNHGDITIKLFADKAPETVANFKEYVKSGHYDGTIFHRVIGNFMIQGGGFEPGMKQKTTRAPIKNEANNGLSNKTGTLAMARTMDPHSASAQFFINVKDNDFLDHSAPTTQGWGYAVFGEVTEGLEVLESIKNVPTTMKSGHQDVPVEDVIIEKAEIIE; via the coding sequence ATGATCAAACTGCACACCAACCACGGCGACATCACCATCAAGCTGTTCGCCGACAAGGCCCCGGAAACCGTGGCCAACTTCAAGGAATACGTGAAGAGCGGCCACTACGACGGCACTATCTTCCACCGCGTAATCGGCAACTTCATGATCCAGGGCGGCGGTTTCGAGCCGGGCATGAAGCAGAAAACCACCCGCGCGCCAATCAAGAACGAAGCCAACAACGGCCTCTCCAACAAGACCGGCACCCTCGCCATGGCCCGTACCATGGACCCGCACTCCGCCTCTGCGCAGTTCTTCATCAACGTCAAGGACAACGACTTCCTCGACCACAGCGCCCCCACCACCCAGGGCTGGGGCTATGCCGTATTCGGTGAAGTGACCGAAGGCCTGGAAGTACTGGAGAGCATCAAGAACGTGCCGACCACCATGAAGTCCGGCCACCAGGACGTTCCGGTCGAAGACGTGATCATCGAGAAAGCCGAAATCATCGAATGA
- the lpxH gene encoding UDP-2,3-diacylglucosamine diphosphatase produces MILLISDLHLEEERPDITRAFVRFLEHRASQASALYILGDFFEAWIGDDAMSEFHHYIASQLRALAQRGTQVFLMHGNRDFLIGKAFCREAGCRLLPDPCLVELAGEPVLLSHGDALCTRDLAYMRLRRWLRNPLSLLILRNLPLRTRQKLGRKLRAKSREQTRMKASDIVDVTPQEVVRLMSRHRVRTLVHGHTHRPADHTLQVGGQSARRIVLGDWDRSGWALQVDEHGLQQASFPLDS; encoded by the coding sequence ATGATCCTGCTGATCTCCGATCTGCACCTGGAAGAAGAACGCCCGGACATCACCCGGGCGTTCGTCCGATTTCTGGAGCATCGGGCCAGCCAGGCTTCAGCGCTCTACATCCTCGGCGACTTCTTCGAGGCCTGGATCGGCGACGACGCCATGAGTGAGTTCCATCACTACATCGCCAGCCAGCTACGCGCACTCGCGCAACGCGGCACCCAGGTATTCCTGATGCACGGCAACCGGGACTTCCTGATCGGCAAGGCATTCTGCCGCGAGGCGGGTTGTCGCCTGCTGCCCGATCCCTGCCTGGTCGAACTGGCGGGCGAACCGGTCCTGCTGAGCCATGGCGACGCACTCTGCACCCGCGACCTGGCCTATATGCGCCTGCGCCGCTGGCTGCGCAACCCGCTGAGCCTGTTGATCCTGCGCAACCTGCCGCTGCGCACACGGCAGAAACTGGGGCGCAAACTGCGCGCCAAAAGCAGGGAGCAGACCCGCATGAAAGCCAGCGACATCGTCGACGTCACGCCTCAGGAAGTGGTGCGCCTGATGAGTCGCCACCGCGTCCGCACCCTGGTCCACGGCCATACCCATCGCCCCGCCGACCATACCTTGCAGGTCGGCGGCCAAAGCGCCCGACGCATCGTTCTCGGAGACTGGGACCGTAGCGGCTGGGCCCTGCAGGTGGACGAACACGGCTTGCAACAGGCGTCTTTCCCGCTCGACTCCTGA
- a CDS encoding tRNA-(ms[2]io[6]A)-hydroxylase, with the protein MLPEIHEFLGCRTPDAWVRAALAEQDVMLIDHKNCEFKAASTALSLIARYNQHLDLVNYMSRLAREELVHHEQVLRLMKRRKIAMRPISASRYASGLRKVVRNHEPCKLVDTLVVGAFIEARSCERFEALVPHLDEELGKFYFGLLQSEARHFQNYLRFAYQYGEADDVEQVIERVRAAERELIESPDSEFRFHSGVPVLTGEQPVSVEIPA; encoded by the coding sequence GTGTTGCCTGAAATCCATGAGTTCCTGGGGTGCCGTACGCCCGATGCCTGGGTGCGGGCGGCGCTGGCCGAGCAGGATGTGATGCTGATCGATCACAAGAACTGCGAGTTCAAGGCGGCCTCCACGGCCCTGAGCCTGATCGCCCGCTATAACCAGCACCTCGACCTGGTGAACTATATGTCACGCCTGGCGCGGGAAGAGTTGGTTCACCACGAACAGGTCCTGCGCCTGATGAAGCGGCGCAAGATCGCCATGCGACCGATTTCGGCCAGCCGCTATGCCTCGGGCCTGCGCAAGGTCGTGCGCAACCATGAGCCCTGCAAACTGGTGGATACCCTGGTGGTCGGTGCCTTTATCGAGGCGCGCTCCTGCGAGCGTTTCGAGGCGCTGGTACCGCATCTGGACGAAGAACTGGGCAAGTTCTACTTCGGGCTGTTGCAGTCCGAGGCGCGGCATTTCCAGAACTACCTGCGCTTCGCCTATCAGTATGGCGAGGCCGACGATGTCGAGCAGGTGATCGAGCGTGTCCGTGCAGCGGAGCGTGAGCTGATCGAAAGCCCGGACAGCGAGTTCCGCTTCCACAGTGGCGTGCCGGTGCTCACGGGCGAGCAGCCCGTTTCCGTCGAAATACCGGCTTGA
- a CDS encoding universal stress protein has protein sequence MQAIRCILVVVDPTLPEALALKRAHLISSVSQSHLHLLLCDTRPEQAAYLDTLRESLEQEGHSVSTQQAWDGSVHQTIINAQQAEGCGLVVKQHVPDNILKRALLTPDDWKLLRYCPCPVLMVKTDRPWTGGNILAAVDVGNADNEHRTLHSSIVDHGYDIAALAGGQLHVISAHPSAMLAAADPAFQLKETIEARYRAACQQFQSEFDIEDDHLHIEEGPADALIPYTCNRLQAVVTVLGTVARTGFSGVLMGNTAEVVLDALESDVLVLKPDDIIEHLEELVAQR, from the coding sequence ATGCAAGCCATTCGCTGCATCCTCGTGGTAGTCGACCCTACCCTGCCGGAAGCCCTCGCACTCAAGCGAGCCCATCTGATTTCCAGTGTCAGCCAGTCGCACCTGCATCTACTGCTGTGCGACACCCGCCCGGAACAGGCCGCCTACCTGGACACATTGCGCGAAAGCCTGGAGCAGGAAGGCCATAGCGTCTCGACCCAGCAGGCCTGGGACGGCAGCGTGCACCAGACCATCATCAACGCCCAGCAGGCGGAAGGCTGCGGGCTGGTGGTCAAGCAACACGTCCCGGACAACATCCTCAAACGCGCCCTGCTCACTCCCGATGACTGGAAGCTGCTGCGCTATTGCCCCTGCCCGGTGCTGATGGTCAAGACCGACCGCCCCTGGACCGGTGGCAATATCCTCGCGGCGGTGGACGTCGGCAATGCCGACAACGAACACCGCACCCTGCACAGCAGCATCGTCGACCATGGCTACGACATCGCTGCACTGGCAGGCGGCCAGTTGCACGTGATCAGCGCGCACCCGTCGGCGATGCTGGCCGCCGCCGACCCGGCCTTCCAATTGAAGGAAACCATCGAGGCGCGCTACCGCGCCGCCTGCCAGCAGTTCCAGAGCGAATTCGACATCGAGGACGACCACCTGCATATCGAGGAAGGCCCGGCCGACGCCCTTATTCCCTACACCTGCAATCGATTGCAGGCCGTGGTCACGGTACTCGGCACCGTGGCGCGCACCGGTTTCTCCGGCGTACTGATGGGCAATACCGCCGAAGTGGTGCTGGATGCGCTGGAAAGCGACGTGCTGGTGCTGAAGCCCGACGACATCATCGAGCACCTGGAAGAACTGGTCGCCCAGCGCTGA
- a CDS encoding DUF1289 domain-containing protein, with the protein MSSSRIKTPCVGLCSTVYGDQVCRGCKRFHHEVVNWNGYDEEQKRSVCRRLEVLLVQVMMAKLEVFDSALLRSQLESRSVRFVPEQSPYCWAYQLIARGARLIQQTEAYGVALLPEFRGWELPRLRDAIDREFFLLSEAHYERYIAPGFLREVLAGR; encoded by the coding sequence ATGTCTTCCTCGCGTATCAAAACCCCTTGTGTCGGTCTCTGCTCTACGGTCTATGGCGATCAGGTCTGCCGCGGCTGCAAGCGTTTCCATCATGAGGTGGTGAACTGGAACGGCTACGACGAGGAGCAGAAGCGTTCGGTCTGTCGCCGGCTGGAGGTGCTGCTGGTGCAGGTGATGATGGCCAAGCTGGAAGTGTTCGACAGCGCCCTGCTGCGCAGCCAGCTGGAAAGCCGCAGCGTACGTTTCGTGCCGGAGCAGTCGCCTTATTGCTGGGCTTATCAGTTGATTGCCCGTGGTGCGCGACTGATCCAGCAGACCGAGGCCTACGGCGTGGCCCTTTTGCCCGAGTTCCGAGGCTGGGAATTGCCTCGCCTGCGCGATGCCATCGACCGGGAGTTCTTCCTGCTGTCGGAGGCGCATTATGAGCGCTATATCGCACCGGGTTTCCTCCGCGAAGTGTTGGCCGGGCGCTAA